A window of Cohnella herbarum contains these coding sequences:
- a CDS encoding sensor histidine kinase encodes MNETRWTIFHKIFFFIVLLLILVVLLYSYSNVVSVRVVKETVSESLISRLGFLQNRMNTQVNHMSRSGFLLSSDPSLRSVDTLESFKDYFNVIQFKQQLEARIAVQSNTMEWPMDISVYFPLSSQAISPASGVVYDPDYLKSRVASHWKAWPSSADRPGRFDFYFYAATPYSAYYNPLKADNIVEIRFSDANLIGMLDEYKLSAQGEPFLYDPDSGIIANSSADRKTVELVAGVLNDRPTKKLDSFNVKLSGETYLVNSIDSPALGWRLVDFVPMQHVLLPMKMSNRLFYASIGLLLVMGFIVAFLLYRHVQHPLRILLRSLKSVKRGDFTTRILNRPPNEFRFVFQQFNEMTGQIGDLVERVYREELTTRDAQLKQLQSQINPHFLYNCLYYIVNMARLGREEAVEKMAMNLGDYYKYTTRSEKPEATVEEEIRLVENYLAIQALRLKRIRYEIELSEEMASLEVPRLLLQPVVENAVVHGLEPLVEGGLIRIAVRRTGDRAEIEVADDGVGVPPEKLAELTQQLGLPMRQGMGYGIWNVNQRLKLGFGDKSGVRYSNTPGGGLTVTLSWQLRTARDGEDAANA; translated from the coding sequence TTGAACGAGACGAGATGGACAATCTTCCATAAAATCTTTTTCTTTATCGTGCTATTGTTAATCCTGGTCGTTCTCCTCTATTCCTATTCGAACGTTGTTTCCGTAAGGGTTGTGAAGGAAACCGTCAGTGAATCGCTGATCAGCCGGCTGGGGTTCCTGCAGAATCGGATGAACACGCAGGTCAACCATATGTCCCGCAGCGGCTTTCTGCTCAGCTCGGATCCTTCGTTGCGCTCGGTGGATACGCTGGAAAGCTTCAAGGATTATTTCAACGTCATCCAATTCAAACAGCAGCTCGAAGCCCGCATCGCCGTGCAAAGCAATACGATGGAGTGGCCGATGGACATCAGCGTTTATTTCCCGCTGTCTTCGCAGGCGATCTCGCCGGCTTCCGGCGTGGTTTACGATCCCGACTATTTGAAGAGCCGGGTAGCCAGCCACTGGAAGGCTTGGCCTTCGTCGGCCGATCGGCCTGGCCGGTTCGACTTTTACTTCTACGCGGCCACGCCGTATTCGGCCTACTATAATCCGCTTAAAGCGGACAATATCGTCGAAATCCGGTTTTCCGACGCCAACTTGATCGGCATGTTGGATGAATACAAGCTATCCGCTCAGGGAGAGCCGTTCCTCTACGACCCGGATTCCGGTATCATTGCCAACAGCAGCGCCGACCGGAAGACCGTCGAGCTGGTCGCCGGCGTGTTGAACGACAGACCGACGAAAAAACTCGACTCCTTCAACGTCAAGCTGAGCGGGGAAACGTATTTGGTGAACAGCATCGACAGTCCCGCCCTGGGCTGGAGACTTGTCGATTTCGTGCCGATGCAGCACGTGCTGCTGCCGATGAAGATGAGCAACCGGCTGTTCTACGCCTCGATCGGCCTGTTGCTCGTCATGGGATTCATCGTCGCGTTTCTCTTGTACCGGCACGTTCAGCATCCTCTGCGGATTTTGCTTAGAAGCTTGAAGAGCGTGAAGAGGGGAGATTTCACGACGCGGATTCTGAACCGCCCGCCGAACGAATTCCGTTTCGTGTTTCAGCAGTTCAACGAGATGACCGGCCAGATCGGCGATCTCGTGGAGCGGGTCTACCGGGAGGAACTGACGACGCGGGACGCCCAATTAAAGCAGCTGCAATCGCAGATCAATCCCCATTTCCTCTATAACTGCCTCTATTACATCGTGAACATGGCAAGGCTCGGCAGAGAAGAAGCGGTAGAGAAGATGGCGATGAATCTCGGAGACTATTACAAGTACACGACCCGGTCCGAAAAGCCGGAAGCGACGGTGGAAGAGGAAATTCGGCTCGTGGAAAATTACTTGGCCATTCAGGCGCTGAGACTGAAGCGGATCCGGTACGAAATCGAGCTGTCCGAAGAGATGGCGAGCTTGGAGGTGCCTCGGCTGCTGCTTCAGCCCGTCGTCGAGAACGCCGTCGTGCACGGTCTGGAGCCGCTCGTCGAAGGCGGTCTCATCCGCATCGCGGTCAGGCGGACGGGAGATCGGGCCGAGATTGAAGTCGCGGACGACGGAGTCGGCGTCCCGCCGGAGAAGCTCGCGGAATTGACGCAGCAGCTCGGCTTGCCCATGCGGCAAGGCATGGGGTACGGCATCTGGAACGTGAACCAGAGGCTGAAGCTCGGCTTCGGCGACAAATCCGGCGTCCGGTACTCGAATACGCCCGGAGGCGGATTGACGGTGACGTTGAGCTGGCAGCTCCGAACGGCCAGGGACGGCGAAGACGCCGCGAACGCATAA
- a CDS encoding ABC transporter permease encodes MKKATYEPKIGWNWRRNWQLHAMMVPAVIAVFIFAYLPMAGVIMAFQDFKPWLGIGGSPWVGFNNFHKLFGQQDSVQVIWNTVVISAWKIVAGLVVPFLFALLLNEVRKAAFKRTVQTLVYLPHFLSWVILGGILIDMLSVDGGMINRLLYNLFGIDPIFFLGDGNWFRFTIVVSHVWKEFGFSTIVFLATLAGINPTLYEAALVDGANRWKQTLHITVPAMIPITIVVGTLALGGILNAGFDQIFNLYNSMVYEKGDIIDTYVYRTALVQGNLGFGTAVGLFKSIIGMFLIVTAYRMAYVWANYRIF; translated from the coding sequence ATGAAAAAAGCGACATACGAACCGAAGATCGGCTGGAATTGGAGAAGAAACTGGCAGCTTCACGCGATGATGGTTCCTGCCGTGATCGCGGTGTTCATCTTCGCGTATTTGCCCATGGCGGGAGTGATCATGGCTTTCCAGGATTTCAAGCCTTGGCTGGGAATCGGGGGCTCGCCTTGGGTAGGCTTCAATAACTTTCACAAATTGTTCGGCCAGCAGGACAGCGTTCAGGTAATCTGGAACACGGTCGTCATCTCGGCTTGGAAAATCGTAGCCGGACTCGTCGTGCCCTTCCTGTTCGCGCTATTGCTGAACGAAGTGCGCAAAGCCGCGTTCAAGAGAACGGTGCAAACGCTGGTCTATTTGCCCCATTTTCTGTCGTGGGTCATTCTCGGGGGGATCTTAATCGACATGCTATCGGTCGATGGAGGGATGATCAACCGGTTGCTGTATAACTTGTTCGGAATAGATCCGATCTTCTTCTTGGGCGACGGCAATTGGTTCCGGTTCACGATCGTCGTCAGCCACGTGTGGAAGGAATTCGGCTTTAGCACGATCGTTTTCCTAGCTACGCTGGCGGGCATAAACCCGACTTTGTACGAAGCGGCGCTGGTGGACGGGGCGAACCGGTGGAAACAAACGCTGCATATTACCGTGCCCGCCATGATACCCATTACGATCGTCGTCGGAACGCTGGCGCTCGGAGGCATTCTGAACGCGGGCTTCGATCAAATCTTTAACCTGTACAATTCTATGGTGTACGAAAAAGGGGACATTATCGACACTTACGTCTATCGAACCGCGCTCGTGCAAGGAAACTTGGGGTTCGGCACGGCGGTCGGCCTATTCAAGTCGATCATCGGCATGTTTCTCATCGTGACGGCTTACCGGATGGCATACGTCTGGGCCAACTATCGCATCTTCTAA
- a CDS encoding carbohydrate ABC transporter permease has protein sequence MIDKSLGYRTFTVVNIAFLALLSLACILPMIHILAVAFSGKAAANANLVDFWPVDFTIDAFRKTFENRNFVNAMAISTIRTLLGTFIFLVLLLVTSYPLSKEQRSFKGRSLYIWYFVFTMLFSGGLVPSYMLMIKLGLNNSIWALVLPGAVDVFSLILMLNFFRAIPKELEEASLIDGANHFTTLWRVYFPLSLPAIATLALFTMVGHWNSWFDGMIYNTKAENYPLATLLQTIIVQQDFSKITMDPRALEDISNRTVKAAQIFIGALPILLVYPFLQKYFVKGVIMGAVKE, from the coding sequence GTGATTGACAAATCTTTGGGTTATCGGACTTTTACGGTGGTCAATATCGCGTTTCTCGCGTTGCTGTCCCTCGCGTGCATTTTGCCCATGATTCATATTTTGGCGGTCGCTTTTAGCGGCAAGGCGGCGGCGAACGCCAATCTGGTTGATTTCTGGCCGGTCGACTTCACGATAGACGCGTTCCGCAAGACGTTCGAGAACCGGAATTTCGTGAACGCGATGGCCATCTCGACGATTCGCACGCTACTGGGCACGTTTATTTTTCTGGTATTGCTGCTCGTTACGAGTTATCCTTTATCGAAAGAACAGCGCTCTTTCAAGGGGCGCAGCCTATATATTTGGTATTTCGTCTTCACAATGCTGTTCAGCGGTGGGCTGGTGCCGAGTTATATGTTGATGATCAAGCTCGGACTGAACAATTCGATCTGGGCGCTCGTGCTTCCGGGAGCGGTGGACGTGTTTTCGCTAATCCTGATGCTTAATTTCTTCCGGGCTATCCCGAAGGAATTGGAAGAAGCGTCCTTGATCGACGGGGCGAACCATTTTACGACGTTGTGGCGGGTGTATTTCCCCCTTTCGTTGCCCGCGATCGCGACCTTGGCGCTGTTCACGATGGTCGGTCATTGGAACTCGTGGTTCGACGGGATGATCTATAACACGAAAGCCGAGAATTATCCGCTGGCGACCTTGCTGCAGACGATCATCGTGCAGCAGGACTTTAGCAAGATTACGATGGACCCGCGCGCGCTCGAGGACATCTCCAACCGGACGGTCAAAGCGGCGCAAATCTTCATCGGGGCGCTACCGATTCTGCTCGTGTACCCGTTCCTGCAAAAATATTTCGTTAAAGGGGTCATTATGGGCGCGGTGAAGGAGTAG
- a CDS encoding extracellular solute-binding protein has product MQYQWRKRFSLVLAVILIAGLVAGCSGNGNSSPSASGEAGAASNGAAGEGDSLPEIDGKFVPEVTLTNVRALGDDVKFKDGETIDNNVYTKWMKERLGINVKYLWTTPKANDAFKTKLTLSMTANEEFPDIIEVPGTEAHALIESGKFQDAGALFDKYASEAYKKAMAEVPDAWLPYVRDGKRMAIPGIDYIMQHDDAMFIRQDWLDKLGLKAPTTIDEMEKVMDAFVNQDPDGNSKKDTYGMISTMKESYNAWIGTGEIFGAFGAVPQIWEKDESGEVVYGSVRPEIKQALGKLKEWIEKGYLHKEVALQDEMKAAELFISGKAGIAFGPTWLYNWPLQDVVKNVPEAVVKPYPLPAGPDGKIGQASEGTHVLVTLINKDMKHPEIYFKYINYMYDHYNDPVAGGEFEYGFAKGYDYDIVDGKPVFEGNIPGGYIDPAKYFLGIPPRTPSMFVKTLAELYDGKEPSTPYEKKLALSSTKQQLEAASIVSSQHQYTLDNLFTGAPTPTYKDKWENLKRMEITAFTKILYGNASLDSFDDFVKDWNAAGGAQVTKEIQEWYKSAGGK; this is encoded by the coding sequence ATGCAATACCAATGGCGTAAACGGTTCAGCCTGGTTTTGGCGGTTATTCTGATCGCGGGTTTGGTCGCCGGTTGTTCGGGGAATGGCAATTCGTCTCCGTCCGCTTCGGGGGAAGCGGGCGCAGCATCGAACGGAGCAGCGGGAGAGGGAGATTCGTTGCCCGAAATCGATGGCAAATTCGTCCCGGAAGTGACGCTTACGAACGTCCGTGCGCTCGGGGACGACGTCAAGTTCAAGGACGGGGAGACGATCGACAACAACGTGTATACGAAGTGGATGAAAGAGCGGCTCGGAATCAACGTTAAGTATTTATGGACGACTCCGAAGGCCAACGATGCCTTCAAGACGAAGCTGACTCTGTCGATGACGGCCAATGAAGAGTTTCCCGACATTATTGAAGTTCCGGGAACGGAAGCCCACGCGTTGATCGAATCGGGTAAATTCCAGGATGCGGGGGCGCTGTTCGACAAATACGCTTCGGAAGCTTACAAGAAAGCGATGGCCGAAGTGCCGGACGCTTGGCTTCCTTACGTTAGGGACGGAAAGCGAATGGCGATCCCGGGAATCGATTATATCATGCAGCACGACGACGCGATGTTTATTCGCCAGGATTGGCTGGATAAGCTCGGCTTAAAGGCGCCGACGACGATCGACGAGATGGAGAAGGTCATGGACGCCTTCGTGAATCAAGATCCGGACGGCAACAGCAAGAAGGATACGTACGGTATGATCTCGACCATGAAGGAAAGCTATAACGCTTGGATCGGTACCGGAGAAATCTTCGGAGCGTTCGGAGCGGTGCCGCAAATCTGGGAGAAGGACGAGAGCGGCGAGGTTGTGTACGGCTCGGTGCGACCGGAAATCAAGCAGGCGCTAGGCAAGCTGAAGGAATGGATCGAGAAGGGCTATCTGCATAAGGAGGTCGCGCTCCAGGATGAAATGAAGGCAGCCGAGCTGTTCATCTCCGGCAAGGCGGGCATCGCCTTCGGTCCGACATGGTTGTATAACTGGCCGCTGCAAGACGTCGTTAAGAACGTACCGGAAGCGGTCGTGAAGCCTTATCCGCTGCCTGCGGGACCGGACGGTAAAATAGGCCAGGCTAGCGAAGGCACGCACGTGTTGGTCACGTTGATTAACAAAGACATGAAACATCCGGAAATCTATTTCAAGTATATCAACTATATGTACGACCATTATAACGATCCGGTGGCAGGCGGCGAGTTCGAATACGGTTTCGCCAAGGGCTACGACTACGATATCGTCGACGGCAAACCGGTGTTCGAGGGGAACATTCCGGGCGGATACATCGATCCGGCGAAATATTTCCTCGGCATCCCGCCGCGCACGCCATCCATGTTCGTCAAGACGCTGGCGGAGCTTTACGATGGCAAGGAGCCTTCGACGCCGTATGAGAAGAAGCTCGCGCTCTCTTCCACGAAGCAACAGTTGGAAGCGGCGTCGATCGTCTCCAGCCAGCATCAGTATACGCTCGACAATCTGTTTACCGGCGCTCCGACACCGACTTACAAGGACAAATGGGAGAACCTGAAGCGGATGGAGATTACCGCCTTCACGAAAATCCTGTACGGCAACGCTAGCCTGGACTCCTTCGACGACTTCGTCAAGGATTGGAATGCTGCCGGTGGCGCACAAGTCACCAAGGAAATCCAAGAATGGTACAAATCAGCAGGGGGCAAGTAA
- a CDS encoding ABC transporter ATP-binding protein: MIEMIQINHQFAIGKKGKERVVPVLHDIDLHVKQSEIVAIVGRSGSGKSTLLNLMSGYIRPTSGSIRLAGQDVTGLSEGDWANFRLAHLGFMFQSFQLIPSMTAFENAELPLVLKGLPVAQRKKRAMELLEQVGIAEYAGHYPGELSGGQQQRVSVARSLMLNPPIVLADEPTGSLDSDNEHQLLALIRHLNQDRGTTFVLITHDDQVASIAHRTITLRDGHLLNAVHKGGVHAYETH, translated from the coding sequence ATGATTGAAATGATTCAAATAAACCATCAATTCGCGATTGGCAAAAAAGGGAAGGAACGAGTCGTTCCCGTGCTTCACGATATCGATCTTCATGTTAAGCAAAGCGAGATCGTCGCGATCGTCGGACGCAGCGGTTCCGGCAAATCGACGTTGCTTAATCTCATGTCCGGGTATATCCGGCCGACTTCCGGATCGATCCGCTTGGCCGGACAAGACGTTACCGGCTTAAGCGAAGGCGATTGGGCGAACTTCCGGTTGGCGCATCTGGGCTTCATGTTCCAGAGCTTCCAATTGATCCCGAGCATGACCGCCTTCGAGAACGCCGAGCTTCCGCTCGTGCTTAAAGGCTTGCCCGTCGCCCAACGCAAGAAACGGGCCATGGAACTTCTGGAGCAAGTCGGAATCGCCGAATACGCAGGCCATTATCCGGGCGAATTGTCCGGGGGGCAACAGCAACGGGTTTCCGTCGCCAGATCGTTAATGCTGAATCCGCCTATCGTGCTTGCGGACGAGCCTACCGGAAGCTTGGACAGCGACAACGAACACCAGCTTCTTGCGCTTATACGCCATCTGAATCAGGATCGGGGAACAACTTTCGTCTTGATTACCCATGACGATCAAGTCGCATCGATCGCGCATCGTACGATTACGCTGAGGGATGGGCATCTCTTGAACGCGGTCCACAAAGGAGGGGTTCACGCCTATGAAACTCACTGA
- a CDS encoding response regulator transcription factor has protein sequence MFQLMIVDDEESVREGIAYTVPWEQLDVEYVHQAASGYEALELMKRHPIDIVITDIRMPGMSGLELLQAIQDGWTGTRCIILSGHAEFQYAREAIRSQTMDYLVKPVRVEDLVFAVREVQEKLKREWEQVSSVQQTMSKLYEHRPLMRGQLLSELLNGHYLSLERLEEQMTFLEIPFADGDEAAVMILRLEDEFVQYADNGLDLLAYAVCNITEEIFGKHFRLWYHKDAHDFLVFAIKQDDRYDRGQPSEERAAERQRLVERLASQLQRSVQTYLRGRISLMLSRWGQFPSDVRPLYRASLSALRTRVGSDRGYFFTMTDEPGKTKANSLDELYRTPTLLHLLEAGRWEEGEEKLNRITAEIDDSFGDSREHLLEAFYVVYAAFSNMAHQNGQRLAPIIDDDFRIAGKADDLRSGKQLRSWSLRVMRRLKDDLASRTKSARTTILDQVKAFVESRMAEDVSLVAIAEHVHLHPVYLSKVFKTETGTTLTDYLFRQKLGKAATLLKQTDLRIYEIAARVGYESTYFMKVFKKHFGITPQEYRDG, from the coding sequence GTGTTTCAACTGATGATCGTTGACGACGAGGAGTCGGTGCGCGAGGGGATCGCGTACACGGTTCCGTGGGAGCAGCTCGACGTCGAGTACGTCCACCAAGCCGCATCCGGCTACGAAGCGTTGGAGCTGATGAAGCGGCATCCCATCGATATCGTCATAACGGATATCCGGATGCCGGGCATGAGCGGATTGGAGCTGCTGCAAGCGATTCAGGACGGCTGGACGGGGACGAGATGCATTATCCTGTCCGGGCACGCGGAATTCCAATACGCCCGGGAAGCGATCCGCTCCCAGACGATGGATTATTTGGTCAAGCCGGTGCGTGTGGAAGATCTGGTCTTCGCCGTCCGCGAGGTGCAGGAGAAGCTGAAGCGGGAATGGGAGCAGGTCAGCTCCGTCCAGCAAACGATGTCGAAGCTGTACGAGCATCGTCCGCTTATGCGAGGGCAACTGCTAAGCGAATTGCTGAACGGTCACTACTTGTCCTTGGAACGGCTGGAGGAACAGATGACATTCCTGGAAATCCCTTTCGCGGACGGGGACGAGGCGGCCGTCATGATTCTTCGGCTGGAGGACGAATTCGTCCAATACGCCGATAACGGCCTGGATCTGCTGGCTTATGCCGTGTGCAATATTACGGAAGAAATATTCGGCAAACATTTTCGGCTATGGTATCACAAGGACGCGCACGATTTTCTCGTGTTCGCGATCAAGCAGGACGATCGTTACGACCGAGGGCAGCCTTCGGAGGAAAGGGCCGCGGAAAGGCAACGGCTGGTGGAACGGCTCGCTTCGCAGCTCCAGAGAAGCGTTCAAACCTATTTGCGGGGACGCATCTCTCTTATGCTCAGCCGGTGGGGACAGTTTCCGTCAGACGTTAGACCGTTGTACCGGGCGTCCCTGTCCGCTCTGCGGACCCGCGTCGGCAGCGACCGGGGATACTTTTTCACGATGACGGACGAACCCGGCAAGACGAAGGCGAACTCGCTGGACGAGCTGTACCGGACGCCGACGCTGCTGCATCTGCTGGAAGCCGGCAGATGGGAAGAAGGGGAAGAAAAGCTGAACAGGATCACGGCCGAAATCGACGATTCGTTCGGGGATTCGCGCGAGCATCTGCTCGAAGCGTTCTACGTCGTGTATGCCGCCTTCTCCAATATGGCGCATCAGAACGGCCAACGGCTGGCCCCGATCATCGACGACGATTTCCGGATCGCGGGCAAGGCGGACGATCTGCGTTCGGGGAAACAGCTCAGAAGCTGGTCGCTGCGCGTCATGCGAAGGCTGAAGGACGATCTGGCAAGCCGCACGAAAAGCGCGCGGACGACGATCCTCGACCAAGTGAAAGCGTTCGTGGAATCCCGGATGGCCGAAGACGTCTCGCTCGTCGCGATCGCGGAGCACGTCCACCTGCATCCCGTCTACCTCTCCAAAGTGTTCAAGACGGAGACGGGGACGACGTTGACCGACTACCTGTTCCGGCAGAAGCTAGGAAAAGCCGCGACGCTGCTTAAGCAGACGGACTTGAGAATCTACGAAATCGCGGCTAGGGTCGGATACGAGAGCACGTATTTCATGAAGGTGTTCAAGAAGCACTTCGGCATTACCCCTCAGGAATACCGGGACGGCTAA
- a CDS encoding ABC transporter permease, whose amino-acid sequence MKLTDQFRFVRQNMKKNKTRLFMTVLATAMGCSFLIVLASVGFGLQKSIVDKAVGDRMVTAIEIYGMESSNEVERQIGQKNVESLRSLKNVKAVTYRNPIRQSLNPSVDGVPVNNNGTTHLDFDAETKAGFELSAGRLPQAGNEVVVGYHIRISNEAKPNEEPPAAKDWLGQKMDLEVQQLEKDGTLTKKTIPVTIVGIGQKPSREWLTDAKIYIGNDLLSKIESYTKTQWGETRIVPDKNNPEGYEPPGLQDPRGYSQVQVIADRANHVKAISKEIREQGYFIHSIADELDQINLIFLIMKIGLGFVGTIAVLIASIGIFNTMTMAVTERAQDIGIMKAIGAHPSAIRRIFLLESSLIGLLGAIIGTIVAYVISIAVNAGLPMIIEGFMDEKVPSDFVFSSIPPTLAIVACLISLGVALLSGSRPAKRATRIDVLRALRRDL is encoded by the coding sequence ATGAAACTCACTGATCAATTCCGGTTTGTCCGGCAAAACATGAAGAAAAACAAAACGCGGCTGTTCATGACCGTGCTAGCGACGGCTATGGGCTGCTCTTTCCTTATCGTGCTCGCTTCCGTCGGCTTCGGCTTGCAGAAGAGCATCGTAGACAAAGCGGTTGGGGATCGAATGGTTACCGCGATAGAAATATACGGGATGGAATCCTCTAACGAAGTGGAGAGGCAGATCGGCCAGAAGAACGTCGAAAGCCTGCGATCTCTGAAGAACGTCAAGGCGGTTACGTATCGCAACCCTATTCGCCAATCCTTGAATCCTTCCGTAGATGGCGTCCCCGTGAATAATAACGGAACGACTCACCTCGACTTCGATGCCGAGACGAAGGCTGGTTTCGAGCTAAGCGCCGGCAGGTTGCCTCAAGCCGGAAACGAGGTCGTCGTCGGGTACCATATCCGCATATCCAATGAGGCCAAACCGAACGAGGAGCCTCCGGCCGCTAAGGACTGGCTTGGCCAAAAGATGGATCTCGAGGTACAACAGCTAGAGAAGGACGGCACTCTGACTAAGAAAACAATCCCCGTCACCATCGTGGGTATCGGCCAGAAGCCGTCCCGGGAATGGCTGACGGACGCGAAAATCTACATCGGAAACGATTTATTGTCTAAGATCGAAAGCTATACGAAGACGCAATGGGGAGAAACCAGAATCGTTCCCGACAAAAATAATCCGGAAGGCTACGAGCCCCCTGGATTGCAGGACCCACGCGGATACAGCCAAGTGCAAGTCATCGCCGACCGGGCGAATCACGTCAAAGCGATCTCCAAAGAAATACGGGAGCAAGGGTACTTCATCCATTCGATCGCGGACGAGTTGGACCAGATCAACCTTATATTTTTGATTATGAAAATCGGACTCGGGTTCGTCGGCACCATCGCCGTGCTCATTGCCTCTATCGGGATATTCAATACGATGACGATGGCGGTCACCGAACGGGCGCAGGATATCGGCATTATGAAAGCCATCGGCGCGCATCCTTCCGCGATCCGGCGCATCTTCCTTCTGGAAAGCAGCCTGATCGGCTTGCTCGGAGCGATCATCGGAACGATTGTCGCCTATGTCATTTCCATAGCCGTCAATGCGGGATTGCCTATGATCATCGAAGGATTCATGGACGAGAAGGTACCGTCGGATTTCGTCTTCTCCTCGATCCCTCCGACGCTTGCTATCGTAGCTTGCTTGATCTCTCTGGGGGTCGCCTTATTATCGGGATCGCGTCCTGCCAAACGGGCTACGCGCATTGACGTCTTACGCGCTCTTCGCAGGGATTTATAA
- a CDS encoding right-handed parallel beta-helix repeat-containing protein, which produces MNGNHVLKSRKQPITVGGPDSDFPGFTSQAIQSAVEAASRSGGGGVLLDKGIFRMDGPVRLVDGLTLQGSGPETVLRKADGFRSRFTLDADYGELRAEVEDASGFRVGMGLQIFDDSQKYGWDESTAVVTAIEGNVLHFDRYLVRDYEADNGGTVTNACSIIEGTEIGHVLISDLTIDGNKAANGPIGGCRAGGIYLYKANNCRIERVSVLDFNGDGISWQITENISLHRCVVRRCADSGLHPGSGSLYSRVTECDCSDNGRAGLFICWRVQHGDFSRNTFSGNGECGISIGHKDSDNLFDGNEFRGNAKSGIIFRPEKTGNGANRNIWTNNVVEDNGNEQSGYGIYAEGASADNVFRGNAIRDTGTNLQKTGVWLADHVHGFTFDGGDGA; this is translated from the coding sequence ATGAACGGAAACCACGTGTTAAAGAGCAGAAAACAACCGATTACGGTCGGAGGTCCGGACAGCGACTTCCCGGGTTTTACCTCCCAGGCGATCCAATCGGCCGTCGAAGCGGCTTCGCGGTCGGGCGGGGGCGGCGTTCTGCTGGATAAAGGCATCTTTCGGATGGACGGGCCGGTTCGGCTCGTAGACGGCTTAACCTTGCAAGGATCGGGTCCGGAGACGGTGCTGCGCAAGGCGGACGGCTTCCGAAGCCGCTTTACGCTTGACGCCGATTACGGAGAGCTACGAGCGGAGGTCGAGGACGCCTCCGGGTTCCGCGTCGGCATGGGCTTGCAAATCTTCGACGACTCGCAAAAATACGGCTGGGACGAAAGCACGGCGGTCGTGACAGCCATCGAAGGCAACGTGCTGCATTTCGACCGTTATCTGGTCCGGGATTACGAAGCGGATAACGGGGGTACCGTCACGAACGCCTGCTCGATCATCGAAGGAACGGAAATCGGGCACGTCCTGATCTCCGACTTGACGATAGACGGCAACAAAGCCGCGAACGGGCCGATTGGCGGTTGTCGAGCCGGCGGCATCTATTTATACAAAGCGAACAATTGCCGGATCGAAAGGGTATCCGTCTTGGACTTCAACGGGGACGGAATCAGCTGGCAGATTACGGAGAACATCTCCCTACATCGCTGCGTCGTCCGGCGTTGCGCCGATTCCGGATTGCACCCCGGTTCGGGATCTCTGTACTCGCGCGTGACGGAATGCGATTGCAGCGACAACGGTCGGGCGGGATTGTTCATTTGCTGGCGCGTGCAGCATGGAGATTTCTCGCGCAATACGTTTTCCGGCAACGGAGAATGCGGCATCTCGATCGGGCATAAGGATAGCGACAATCTGTTCGACGGCAACGAGTTCCGAGGCAACGCCAAAAGCGGCATTATTTTCAGACCGGAGAAAACGGGCAACGGCGCGAACCGGAATATCTGGACGAACAACGTCGTCGAGGATAACGGCAACGAGCAGTCCGGATATGGCATCTATGCAGAGGGGGCGTCCGCCGACAACGTCTTTCGCGGCAACGCGATTCGCGATACGGGAACAAATCTGCAGAAGACCGGTGTCTGGCTGGCGGATCACGTCCACGGATTCACGTTCGACGGCGGGGACGGAGCATGA